From Etheostoma spectabile isolate EspeVRDwgs_2016 chromosome 8, UIUC_Espe_1.0, whole genome shotgun sequence, a single genomic window includes:
- the LOC116693873 gene encoding protein regulator of cytokinesis 1 isoform X2, whose product MRVSEVHAAESVAYLNRALVRLQDIWEEIGIPEEQRLDRTNDMHKHIKGLLDLMIAEEGELKKRLLKNIELYNKEVNDLCRDLQLPPFEEEEGCTMLQMEKNSRTRLEVMKEHKKQRMEELKGLVAKDLELCDIMCTTPFCIDKDSIPSLKQLEAYRAYLDDLTKEKEHRHENFVSIKKEIIVYMDDLERLPETSFEMDVMCEDDEEFCLSNDNIAALKLLLSQLQERKAENELCCSAFRTKIQELWERLEIPQDEREAISEHMVKSKKKNFVALQDEVQRLEVLKMQSMSRVIGAIRAEIALFWERCFYSQEQQQAFVPYHDEDFTEELLNLHEAEIHTLKKCYEDHRELFEGVTKWQENWTLYLELDKKASDPSRFNNRGGNLLKEEKQRADLQKSLPKLEKSLKAQIDVWEQKHGKEFMVNGQKFLEYVQHQWDHHHTEKEKEKLERQMKKTKQTQEDMLYGTSMRTPSKRRIAGTPTPGKVRKVNVTSTISTPNSFLSSGLGGTMCQSSIQKPPLSASKGLGLRTPGHGKTPRALERNKENISHLRNTPSGTLRSQDTQDHTFTFNSVAGSYTEFARDLSKASQSNVKSGVLNSTVSHQ is encoded by the exons ATGAGAGTGAG TGAAGTCCACGCAGCAGAGTCTGTTGCCTACCTCAACAGAGCACTGGTCAGGTTGCAGGATATTTGGGAAGAAATCGGGATTCCAGAGGAACAACGCCTAGATAGAACCAATGATATGCACAAGCACATTAAA GGTCTGCTGGACCTAATGATTGCAGAAGAAGGGGAGCTCAAGAAGAGATTACTGAAAAACATAGAGTTGTATAATAAGGAAGTTAATGATTTGTGCAGGGATCTTCAGCTGCCCCCCTTTGAG gaggaagagggctGCACCATGTTGCAGATGGAGAAGAATAGCCGCACACGTCTGGAGGTGATGAAGGAGCACAAGAAGCAAAGAATGGAAGAGCTTAAGGGCCTCGTTGCCAAAGACCTCGAGCTGTGTGATATTATGTGCACTACCCCATTTTGCATTGACAAGGACTCCATCCCATCACTGAAGCAACTTGAGGCCTATCGTGCCTACCTGGATGATCTGACCAAAGAGAAG GAACATCGTCATGAAAATTTTGTGAGTATCAAAAAGGAGATCATCGTATACATGGATGATCTGGAGCGGCTCCCTGAGACCAGTTTTGAGATGGATGTGATGTGTGAGGACGATGAGGAATTTTGTCTTTCAAATGACAACATTGCTGCTCTTAAACTTCTACTTAGTCAG TTACAAGAACGCAAGGCTGAGAATGAGCTCTGTTGTTCAGCTTTCCGCACTAAGATCCAGGAGTTGTGGGAAAGACTTGAGATTCCCCAAGACGAGAGGGAAGCCATTTCTGAGCATATGGTCAAGTCAAAGAAGAAAAATTTTGTGGCA CTCCAAGATGAGGTCCAGCGTCTAGAGGTGCTGAAAATGCAGAGCATGAGCCGTGTCATTGGGGCCATCAGAGCGGAGATTGCCCTTTTCTGGGAGAGATGCTTTTACAGCCAAGAACAACAGCAAGCTTTTGTTCCATATCATGACG AGGATTTTACTGAAGAGCTTCTCAACTTGCATGAGGCGGAGATCCACACCCTGAAGAAGTGTTACGAGGACCACAGAGAACTCTTTGAGGGAGTCACAAAATGGCAGGAGAACTGGACCTTGTACTTGGAACTTGAC AAAAAGGCCAGTGACCCCTCAAGGTTCAACAACAGAGGTGGGAACCTTCTGaaagaagagaagcagagagctgACCTGCAGAAAAGTTTGCCAAAG CTGGAAAAGAGTCTTAAAGCCCAAATTGATGTTTGGGAGCAAAAGCATGGCaaggaattcatggtcaatggACAGAAATTTCTTGAGTATGTGCAGCATCAGTGGGATCACCACCACActgaaaaggagaaagagaaactgGAAAGG cAAATGAAGAAAACTAAGCAGACACAGGAGGACATGTTATATGGAACTTCAATGAGAACGCCATCCAAAAGACGCATAGCAGGGACTCCCACACCTGGAAAAGTACGAAAG GTCAATGTCACCTCGACCATCTCCACTCCTAACAGCTTCCTTAGTTCTGGCCTCGGTGGAACCATGTGCCAGTCATCCATCCAGAAACCGCCTCTGTCTGCCAGCAAG GGTCTTGGCCTGCGAACCCCTGGACATGGAAAGACTCCCCGTGCGCTAGAGCGAAACAAGGAAAACATCTCCCATCTTAGAAACACTCCAAGTGGCACACTAAGGTCTCAGGATACTCAAGATCACACCTTCACCTTTAACTCTGTTGCTGGGTCCTATACGGAATTTGCG AGAGACCTCTCGAAGGCTTCTCAATCGAATGTGAAGTCAGGCGTGCTGAACTCCACTGTCAGTCATCAGTGA
- the LOC116693873 gene encoding protein regulator of cytokinesis 1 isoform X4, with protein sequence MTNFECEVHAAESVAYLNRALVRLQDIWEEIGIPEEQRLDRTNDMHKHIKGLLDLMIAEEGELKKRLLKNIELYNKEVNDLCRDLQLPPFEEEEGCTMLQMEKNSRTRLEVMKEHKKQRMEELKGLVAKDLELCDIMCTTPFCIDKDSIPSLKQLEAYRAYLDDLTKEKEHRHENFVSIKKEIIVYMDDLERLPETSFEMDVMCEDDEEFCLSNDNIAALKLLLSQLQERKAENELCCSAFRTKIQELWERLEIPQDEREAISEHMVKSKKKNFVALQDEVQRLEVLKMQSMSRVIGAIRAEIALFWERCFYSQEQQQAFVPYHDEDFTEELLNLHEAEIHTLKKCYEDHRELFEGVTKWQENWTLYLELDKKASDPSRFNNRGGNLLKEEKQRADLQKSLPKLEKSLKAQIDVWEQKHGKEFMVNGQKFLEYVQHQWDHHHTEKEKEKLERQMKKTKQTQEDMLYGTSMRTPSKRRIAGTPTPGKVRKVNVTSTISTPNSFLSSGLGGTMCQSSIQKPPLSASKRDLSKASQSNVKSGVLNSTVSHQ encoded by the exons ATGACTAATTTTGAATG TGAAGTCCACGCAGCAGAGTCTGTTGCCTACCTCAACAGAGCACTGGTCAGGTTGCAGGATATTTGGGAAGAAATCGGGATTCCAGAGGAACAACGCCTAGATAGAACCAATGATATGCACAAGCACATTAAA GGTCTGCTGGACCTAATGATTGCAGAAGAAGGGGAGCTCAAGAAGAGATTACTGAAAAACATAGAGTTGTATAATAAGGAAGTTAATGATTTGTGCAGGGATCTTCAGCTGCCCCCCTTTGAG gaggaagagggctGCACCATGTTGCAGATGGAGAAGAATAGCCGCACACGTCTGGAGGTGATGAAGGAGCACAAGAAGCAAAGAATGGAAGAGCTTAAGGGCCTCGTTGCCAAAGACCTCGAGCTGTGTGATATTATGTGCACTACCCCATTTTGCATTGACAAGGACTCCATCCCATCACTGAAGCAACTTGAGGCCTATCGTGCCTACCTGGATGATCTGACCAAAGAGAAG GAACATCGTCATGAAAATTTTGTGAGTATCAAAAAGGAGATCATCGTATACATGGATGATCTGGAGCGGCTCCCTGAGACCAGTTTTGAGATGGATGTGATGTGTGAGGACGATGAGGAATTTTGTCTTTCAAATGACAACATTGCTGCTCTTAAACTTCTACTTAGTCAG TTACAAGAACGCAAGGCTGAGAATGAGCTCTGTTGTTCAGCTTTCCGCACTAAGATCCAGGAGTTGTGGGAAAGACTTGAGATTCCCCAAGACGAGAGGGAAGCCATTTCTGAGCATATGGTCAAGTCAAAGAAGAAAAATTTTGTGGCA CTCCAAGATGAGGTCCAGCGTCTAGAGGTGCTGAAAATGCAGAGCATGAGCCGTGTCATTGGGGCCATCAGAGCGGAGATTGCCCTTTTCTGGGAGAGATGCTTTTACAGCCAAGAACAACAGCAAGCTTTTGTTCCATATCATGACG AGGATTTTACTGAAGAGCTTCTCAACTTGCATGAGGCGGAGATCCACACCCTGAAGAAGTGTTACGAGGACCACAGAGAACTCTTTGAGGGAGTCACAAAATGGCAGGAGAACTGGACCTTGTACTTGGAACTTGAC AAAAAGGCCAGTGACCCCTCAAGGTTCAACAACAGAGGTGGGAACCTTCTGaaagaagagaagcagagagctgACCTGCAGAAAAGTTTGCCAAAG CTGGAAAAGAGTCTTAAAGCCCAAATTGATGTTTGGGAGCAAAAGCATGGCaaggaattcatggtcaatggACAGAAATTTCTTGAGTATGTGCAGCATCAGTGGGATCACCACCACActgaaaaggagaaagagaaactgGAAAGG cAAATGAAGAAAACTAAGCAGACACAGGAGGACATGTTATATGGAACTTCAATGAGAACGCCATCCAAAAGACGCATAGCAGGGACTCCCACACCTGGAAAAGTACGAAAG GTCAATGTCACCTCGACCATCTCCACTCCTAACAGCTTCCTTAGTTCTGGCCTCGGTGGAACCATGTGCCAGTCATCCATCCAGAAACCGCCTCTGTCTGCCAGCAAG AGAGACCTCTCGAAGGCTTCTCAATCGAATGTGAAGTCAGGCGTGCTGAACTCCACTGTCAGTCATCAGTGA
- the LOC116693873 gene encoding protein regulator of cytokinesis 1 isoform X1, with product MTNFECEVHAAESVAYLNRALVRLQDIWEEIGIPEEQRLDRTNDMHKHIKGLLDLMIAEEGELKKRLLKNIELYNKEVNDLCRDLQLPPFEEEEGCTMLQMEKNSRTRLEVMKEHKKQRMEELKGLVAKDLELCDIMCTTPFCIDKDSIPSLKQLEAYRAYLDDLTKEKEHRHENFVSIKKEIIVYMDDLERLPETSFEMDVMCEDDEEFCLSNDNIAALKLLLSQLQERKAENELCCSAFRTKIQELWERLEIPQDEREAISEHMVKSKKKNFVALQDEVQRLEVLKMQSMSRVIGAIRAEIALFWERCFYSQEQQQAFVPYHDEDFTEELLNLHEAEIHTLKKCYEDHRELFEGVTKWQENWTLYLELDKKASDPSRFNNRGGNLLKEEKQRADLQKSLPKLEKSLKAQIDVWEQKHGKEFMVNGQKFLEYVQHQWDHHHTEKEKEKLERQMKKTKQTQEDMLYGTSMRTPSKRRIAGTPTPGKVRKVNVTSTISTPNSFLSSGLGGTMCQSSIQKPPLSASKGLGLRTPGHGKTPRALERNKENISHLRNTPSGTLRSQDTQDHTFTFNSVAGSYTEFARDLSKASQSNVKSGVLNSTVSHQ from the exons ATGACTAATTTTGAATG TGAAGTCCACGCAGCAGAGTCTGTTGCCTACCTCAACAGAGCACTGGTCAGGTTGCAGGATATTTGGGAAGAAATCGGGATTCCAGAGGAACAACGCCTAGATAGAACCAATGATATGCACAAGCACATTAAA GGTCTGCTGGACCTAATGATTGCAGAAGAAGGGGAGCTCAAGAAGAGATTACTGAAAAACATAGAGTTGTATAATAAGGAAGTTAATGATTTGTGCAGGGATCTTCAGCTGCCCCCCTTTGAG gaggaagagggctGCACCATGTTGCAGATGGAGAAGAATAGCCGCACACGTCTGGAGGTGATGAAGGAGCACAAGAAGCAAAGAATGGAAGAGCTTAAGGGCCTCGTTGCCAAAGACCTCGAGCTGTGTGATATTATGTGCACTACCCCATTTTGCATTGACAAGGACTCCATCCCATCACTGAAGCAACTTGAGGCCTATCGTGCCTACCTGGATGATCTGACCAAAGAGAAG GAACATCGTCATGAAAATTTTGTGAGTATCAAAAAGGAGATCATCGTATACATGGATGATCTGGAGCGGCTCCCTGAGACCAGTTTTGAGATGGATGTGATGTGTGAGGACGATGAGGAATTTTGTCTTTCAAATGACAACATTGCTGCTCTTAAACTTCTACTTAGTCAG TTACAAGAACGCAAGGCTGAGAATGAGCTCTGTTGTTCAGCTTTCCGCACTAAGATCCAGGAGTTGTGGGAAAGACTTGAGATTCCCCAAGACGAGAGGGAAGCCATTTCTGAGCATATGGTCAAGTCAAAGAAGAAAAATTTTGTGGCA CTCCAAGATGAGGTCCAGCGTCTAGAGGTGCTGAAAATGCAGAGCATGAGCCGTGTCATTGGGGCCATCAGAGCGGAGATTGCCCTTTTCTGGGAGAGATGCTTTTACAGCCAAGAACAACAGCAAGCTTTTGTTCCATATCATGACG AGGATTTTACTGAAGAGCTTCTCAACTTGCATGAGGCGGAGATCCACACCCTGAAGAAGTGTTACGAGGACCACAGAGAACTCTTTGAGGGAGTCACAAAATGGCAGGAGAACTGGACCTTGTACTTGGAACTTGAC AAAAAGGCCAGTGACCCCTCAAGGTTCAACAACAGAGGTGGGAACCTTCTGaaagaagagaagcagagagctgACCTGCAGAAAAGTTTGCCAAAG CTGGAAAAGAGTCTTAAAGCCCAAATTGATGTTTGGGAGCAAAAGCATGGCaaggaattcatggtcaatggACAGAAATTTCTTGAGTATGTGCAGCATCAGTGGGATCACCACCACActgaaaaggagaaagagaaactgGAAAGG cAAATGAAGAAAACTAAGCAGACACAGGAGGACATGTTATATGGAACTTCAATGAGAACGCCATCCAAAAGACGCATAGCAGGGACTCCCACACCTGGAAAAGTACGAAAG GTCAATGTCACCTCGACCATCTCCACTCCTAACAGCTTCCTTAGTTCTGGCCTCGGTGGAACCATGTGCCAGTCATCCATCCAGAAACCGCCTCTGTCTGCCAGCAAG GGTCTTGGCCTGCGAACCCCTGGACATGGAAAGACTCCCCGTGCGCTAGAGCGAAACAAGGAAAACATCTCCCATCTTAGAAACACTCCAAGTGGCACACTAAGGTCTCAGGATACTCAAGATCACACCTTCACCTTTAACTCTGTTGCTGGGTCCTATACGGAATTTGCG AGAGACCTCTCGAAGGCTTCTCAATCGAATGTGAAGTCAGGCGTGCTGAACTCCACTGTCAGTCATCAGTGA
- the LOC116693873 gene encoding protein regulator of cytokinesis 1 isoform X3 has product MTNFECEVHAAESVAYLNRALVRLQDIWEEIGIPEEQRLDRTNDMHKHIKGLLDLMIAEEGELKKRLLKNIELYNKEVNDLCRDLQLPPFEEEEGCTMLQMEKNSRTRLEVMKEHKKQRMEELKGLVAKDLELCDIMCTTPFCIDKDSIPSLKQLEAYRAYLDDLTKEKEHRHENFVSIKKEIIVYMDDLERLPETSFEMDVMCEDDEEFCLSNDNIAALKLLLSQLQERKAENELCCSAFRTKIQELWERLEIPQDEREAISEHMVKSKKKNFVALQDEVQRLEVLKMQSMSRVIGAIRAEIALFWERCFYSQEQQQAFVPYHDEDFTEELLNLHEAEIHTLKKCYEDHRELFEGVTKWQENWTLYLELDKKASDPSRFNNRGGNLLKEEKQRADLQKSLPKLEKSLKAQIDVWEQKHGKEFMVNGQKFLEYVQHQWDHHHTEKEKEKLERQMKKTKQTQEDMLYGTSMRTPSKRRIAGTPTPGKVRKVNVTSTISTPNSFLSSGLGGTMCQSSIQKPPLSASKGLGLRTPGHGKTPRALERNKENISHLRNTPSGTLRETSRRLLNRM; this is encoded by the exons ATGACTAATTTTGAATG TGAAGTCCACGCAGCAGAGTCTGTTGCCTACCTCAACAGAGCACTGGTCAGGTTGCAGGATATTTGGGAAGAAATCGGGATTCCAGAGGAACAACGCCTAGATAGAACCAATGATATGCACAAGCACATTAAA GGTCTGCTGGACCTAATGATTGCAGAAGAAGGGGAGCTCAAGAAGAGATTACTGAAAAACATAGAGTTGTATAATAAGGAAGTTAATGATTTGTGCAGGGATCTTCAGCTGCCCCCCTTTGAG gaggaagagggctGCACCATGTTGCAGATGGAGAAGAATAGCCGCACACGTCTGGAGGTGATGAAGGAGCACAAGAAGCAAAGAATGGAAGAGCTTAAGGGCCTCGTTGCCAAAGACCTCGAGCTGTGTGATATTATGTGCACTACCCCATTTTGCATTGACAAGGACTCCATCCCATCACTGAAGCAACTTGAGGCCTATCGTGCCTACCTGGATGATCTGACCAAAGAGAAG GAACATCGTCATGAAAATTTTGTGAGTATCAAAAAGGAGATCATCGTATACATGGATGATCTGGAGCGGCTCCCTGAGACCAGTTTTGAGATGGATGTGATGTGTGAGGACGATGAGGAATTTTGTCTTTCAAATGACAACATTGCTGCTCTTAAACTTCTACTTAGTCAG TTACAAGAACGCAAGGCTGAGAATGAGCTCTGTTGTTCAGCTTTCCGCACTAAGATCCAGGAGTTGTGGGAAAGACTTGAGATTCCCCAAGACGAGAGGGAAGCCATTTCTGAGCATATGGTCAAGTCAAAGAAGAAAAATTTTGTGGCA CTCCAAGATGAGGTCCAGCGTCTAGAGGTGCTGAAAATGCAGAGCATGAGCCGTGTCATTGGGGCCATCAGAGCGGAGATTGCCCTTTTCTGGGAGAGATGCTTTTACAGCCAAGAACAACAGCAAGCTTTTGTTCCATATCATGACG AGGATTTTACTGAAGAGCTTCTCAACTTGCATGAGGCGGAGATCCACACCCTGAAGAAGTGTTACGAGGACCACAGAGAACTCTTTGAGGGAGTCACAAAATGGCAGGAGAACTGGACCTTGTACTTGGAACTTGAC AAAAAGGCCAGTGACCCCTCAAGGTTCAACAACAGAGGTGGGAACCTTCTGaaagaagagaagcagagagctgACCTGCAGAAAAGTTTGCCAAAG CTGGAAAAGAGTCTTAAAGCCCAAATTGATGTTTGGGAGCAAAAGCATGGCaaggaattcatggtcaatggACAGAAATTTCTTGAGTATGTGCAGCATCAGTGGGATCACCACCACActgaaaaggagaaagagaaactgGAAAGG cAAATGAAGAAAACTAAGCAGACACAGGAGGACATGTTATATGGAACTTCAATGAGAACGCCATCCAAAAGACGCATAGCAGGGACTCCCACACCTGGAAAAGTACGAAAG GTCAATGTCACCTCGACCATCTCCACTCCTAACAGCTTCCTTAGTTCTGGCCTCGGTGGAACCATGTGCCAGTCATCCATCCAGAAACCGCCTCTGTCTGCCAGCAAG GGTCTTGGCCTGCGAACCCCTGGACATGGAAAGACTCCCCGTGCGCTAGAGCGAAACAAGGAAAACATCTCCCATCTTAGAAACACTCCAAGTGGCACACTAAG AGAGACCTCTCGAAGGCTTCTCAATCGAATGTGA